DNA from Raphanus sativus cultivar WK10039 unplaced genomic scaffold, ASM80110v3 Scaffold5561, whole genome shotgun sequence:
CGATCTCCACGCACAAAAACCCGTTGACGACGAATGAGAAGACTTCATATTACCAAAAGACCCTTGGCTCCCAGGATACAGCGGAGGATATCCAGTGAACGTCGGACTTGTTCCCGTAGACGAGTCTCCGCCGGACGAAGAACCTTCCTCGGCAGCAACCATCACAGCAAGCGTCAACGCGCACTTGCTCTTGCTCTTGCTCGAGCTCATGGTCTGTTTCTTATAGATCCTTCCACGTGGACTCTTCTCCCAAATCTTATGGCAGAGGAGATTCCGACGACGACGACTGTAAGGATTCTCCGGCTTCGCCAAGTCTTtcatggaagatgaagaagccaACGCCGAGGCAGCATCCTCAGCTAAATTCGTGAAAGACTTTGACTTTCCATTGTAATAATTCGATATCCCTTTCCTACACAAACCacattcaaaaagaaaaacattcagAAAAAAACTCTTACTTATGtcttaaaaaaaagtttctgaCTCTCTCTAGATTCAGACAGCAAGACATTAAGTTTTGAAAGAGATTTTTACCTAACGGGTAAGACTTCTTCGAGAGCTTCCATCAAATCAAGAGGACCCTTGTCCGGAGATGACTCAGCTTCATTATCTTCCTCGTCATCGTCATCGCTATTCTTCCCAATAGAAGAATTAGAAGGTGAAGAGACCGACTCAGAAGACAAATGCAGATGATCACCGGAGATATCAAACACGTAAGATTCAATTCTATCCATCTCAGTGGTCATTTGGAGTTAGCCGAAATGAAAGAGGAAGAGACGATGGGATCTTTATAGTTTGATCTTTGTGCCT
Protein-coding regions in this window:
- the LOC130507759 gene encoding protein OXIDATIVE STRESS 3 LIKE 1-like encodes the protein MTTEMDRIESYVFDISGDHLHLSSESVSSPSNSSIGKNSDDDDEEDNEAESSPDKGPLDLMEALEEVLPVRKGISNYYNGKSKSFTNLAEDAASALASSSSMKDLAKPENPYSRRRRNLLCHKIWEKSPRGRIYKKQTMSSSKSKSKCALTLAVMVAAEEGSSSGGDSSTGTSPTFTGYPPLYPGSQGSFGNMKSSHSSSTGFCAWRSYSVAEIPRCFPATASGIGSTDS